In Vibrio fortis, the sequence GAGTATCGAAGGCAATACAACCATGAAATCAGTAAAGCTAAAGGTGGAAGAGTCAGTAAAGAGTGGCTAAAGCCTCTGTGCTTGATGGTGTTTTGAACTGCGTCACCGTAATCCAGAATGACATCTAAATCAGGTAGTGTGCCCAAGGCAGCTCCCGCTAGTAGAACTTTCGCGTTACAGTGCTTTCCAGCAATCGCACCAGCGACCGTTGCGCCTAGTGCTGCTTGAGTGACAGAATCCATATCGTCCGTATTAATGTTATTGAAAGATTACGTTGATTCAGAAAGTAAATTGAAGACGTTGGTGAGTCAAACATCTAATGTGTTTTTAAGTCCTAATTTACTTACTTTTACATAATTGCGTCCTTGTACATCGTTCCAAATTTGGTGTGCTTGCGCTAAACGGATAGACAGCATAATGGTATGAATTGAGTTTAATCCCAGTAAGGCGGCGTCCCATAGTAGTTAGAGAAGTAGTCTATAAAGGCCCGCACTTTCGGTGCTAATAGTCTGGAACTTGGATACACCGCCCAAACGTCAGAGTTGTCTAATAGAGTGTAATCTTCTAATACCTGGATCAGACTGCCGTCACGTAGCTGTTGATAGGCAATCCAAGTCGCGCACTGAGCTATCCCCATTCCATCAATTGCAGCATCTCGCACAGCCTCTCCGTGATCGACTTTGATCTTGCCTTTGACCTTAATATGTTGCACGCCTTCCAGAGTGTCGAAAGCCCAAGACTCAAGGCCTGTTTGATTGATGCACTGGTGGGTTTTGAGTTCAGATGGGTGCTTGGGCGTTCCATATTTGGCGATATAGTCGGGAGAGGCGACCATGATTCGTTTGTCTGTGGCGAGCTTTTTTGCAATTAAGGTTGAGTCTTTTAAATCTGCATTACGAATTGCAATATCGAACCCTCCTTCAATCAGATCCACCATAGAATCTGTTAGTCGTATATCAACGGAGAGATCCGGATACTTTGCCAAAAAGCCTTTTAAAGCGGGCATCAAGTGCATACGACCAAACGAAGCGGGAGCCGTAATTCTAATTGTGCCTTTAGGGCAGGCTTTTCCTGTTCCTACATTGGCTTGAGCAGCATCGACACCACTGATGATCTCTTCCGCATAGGGTAAAAGCGCTTCCCCTTCCTCTGTGAGAGAGACCTTGCGTGTCGTGCGATGAATCAGCCTAGCCCCTATGCTCTCCTCAAGCTTATTTATGTGCATACTAGCGACTGGAGCAGACAAGCCCAATTCCTTACCTGCTTGACTGATATTGTGTGTGCAAGCAATTCGCACAAACAACCGTAGATGCTCTAAATTCATTCAGTACAATCCTTATATTTCAATGAAGCGAGCGGCTGAGGCTAGCTCTTGGATATTCATATACTAAGCCTAAAATGACAAATAAATTATTTAATTATCGTTAATACAGATTGTAATTCTTGTTGATTGTTGTGTGAGAAATAACGCCATAGGATTTATTGGGTGACACACTTTTTGCCATTCATATTAAAGACAATCAATGGAGAGTACATTATGAAATATTCAGGATTTCAAACGTTTACAACAGAACAGAAAGACGGGATTCTAACCGTTACGTTCGATTTCGGTACGGTAAATGTTCAAGGGCAAGAGATGCTTGCAGACTTAAATAGTCTGGCAATGAGACTAGAGCGTGACCGCAACACTAAAGTTGTTGTTTTCCAATCAGCGAACCCTGAAGTCTGGGTTTGCCACTACGATACTGAATTGCTAAAAGACATGTCGACTGAAGCGGTTTCACGTGAAGAAGCTCAGCTTCTCGACCTACAGTCTGTATGTGAGCGAATCAGTAAAGTGCCGCAAGCCACAATAGCTAAGTTAGAAGGATTTGCTCGTGGGGGCGGTCATGAGCTAGCCCTTGCGCTAGATATGCGCTTCGCTGCCCGTGGAAAATTCAAGTTCATGCAGATGGAAGTCGGTATGGGGATTCTACCTTGTGGTGGTGGCGCATCACGTATGGCACGTCAGGTTGGTCTAGGTCGTGCGCTTGAAATTGTGCTTAGTGCCCGCGATTTTGATGCTGATGAGGCAGAAGCTTACGGCACCATTAACAAGGCTTTAGAACCAGACGAAATTGGCCCTTATGTTGATGCACTCGCGCAGCGCATTTCTAAATTCCCTGCGGAATCTATCAATGCTTGTAAACAAATGGTGTATGAATCAATTGATAAGCCTATTGATGAAGCGTTAAAAGCAGAGGCATACTGGTTATACCAAGCGACAAGTAAGACAGCAGCCGTTAAGCGTTTCCAGATTGCAGACGATCAAGGTCTAGAGCACGATATGGAAAACCAGCGCAACTGGGAAGAGTTAGTGATGAAGGTTCAAGACATTAACTAAGATTATTGGTCACTCAAATGACGAAAAGCTCCTGATATTCAGGAGCTTTCTGGTTTTGGTGTAGATTTCAGAACAGTATTATCGCATCAACTTCAGTTGGTGAACGACACTGTTCTTACAAGTAAGAGCGGCTTGTTTATTACCTATTACTTATCTAGTTCTATGAATTTTCCATACTCATTTTTTACAAAGGCAACGCCTTCTTCACGCTCTAGTAGTGGAAGAAAATCATCATCTCGATTAAGTACTGAACCTAACGAGACATAAGAAGAGTTATCTGAGTCTTCCATGTATTCGTCGGTTTCATCACCTGCAGTAAAACGCCACCCGCTATCATCATCGTAATCTGTTTCTTCACGATACAAATAGCCAACTTTTCGACCTTCGTAGAGAATATTATGTGTGACGAAGCAACGCTTTATGTACTTATCGGCAATTGATACAACCGGATCTTTAAGGTCTGTATCAATGATATGGTGGTCACTAAACTCGATGGGATCTTTATGTTTTAAGTCTCTGATATATTGGGGATCATTATCTAAATAACCTGAAAATACACCCTTTTTAATACAGGTTATTTCTACCCACATTCTTTCAGCGCTCGGTGCCTCAAGTTCATCAGACTCAAATTCAAAAATCAGTTTGGCTTGATTCCCCACTTTTAGCTGAGAAACCACTTCTTTTGATGGTTTATAAAATGTGTACGGAAATTCACCTGCAATCTTCTGCGCATCTGCCAGTTTCCAGCTCATTTTTTGCATAATATCTCCATGATTGTTGCAGTTAACGACTGTTATAAATGACTAACGCTTTCGCGAGTCCAGTGCTCTTGTTACGTTTATTCAATCTCATTTAAATATTTGCGAATAAAATCAGCTAAATTATCTGCGTAAGTGGAGCCGGTCATTTCTTCATGGCAAACAAATTTCACAGAAAACTCTTGGAGTTCGTGGTTTATGACGTAGTAGTCACCGAAGCCATTTTGACCGATTATAAAATACTGTTCTGGCCATGCCTCTCCAAAATATCCGTTGGTACGAATATCGATATTTTCCTCTATGATAACGTCGACGTCGTGAAGGAGGCCGAAATCCTCGGCTTCTGTTCCAAGGAGCTCATTTGGATAGTTGAGCATAACTTGCTTATAGCTCTCGGGAAGTATGACGCCTGTTTTGTTTTCTATTGCTTCAATTTCTTCTTGATTCATGACTAACTCGTTTTGTCTTTTAAAGCATCGAGTGTGTGCTTACTTACCGGCAATGCTCGTCTCATATTCAGATGTTCAACACAAGTTTAGATAGATAACCGTTATATTTAGTTCGGGAACTCTATGTTTAGTTTTTCTGTTCGACAACCTTTATAGAAATAATCTTTTGTAAACAGTGATCTATAGCTATAAATTAGATGAATGAGTTTGGGGTGAGCCAAAATAGAAGCACGTATGTTTATATCACTGAACACGTCGTTGAATGATAAGGATTTTATGCATAACGAAGATAATGGGCTCGATGAGTTGGGGTTTATCCGCAATAATTATTCGGTTGATAAGATTCAACCTGAGTTTAAACCTGTCGTCGACAGTGTGGTTCAGCAACTAACGCAACGACTCCCAGCGCAAATTGATGGAATTTATTTGTATGGTAGCGTTCCAAGAGGTACGGCTGTTGTAGGTCGCTCAGATCTGGATATATCTATTATTCTCAATACGCCAATTACAGAACCAATAGAGCGGATATTCCAAGAGATAAGCAATGCAGTTTCCTATAATCACGCGGAGATCAGTAAGATCGATATCGATCCGGGTTATCTCAATATCATTCAAAACCCACAAGAGCTTTATCACTGGCAGTTCTGGCTTAAACACTGTTGTTGCTGTGTATGGGGTAACGACAGAGCGGTTTCCTTCGTCAAACATAAGCCCAACTTAGAGATAGCTTTTGCGCTTAATGGAGACTTACCTGCGTTCTTGGAACAAATGGCCGATAGCTTCTCTAAAATGGACGACAAAGCGGTTGCGAAGATACTCGGCAAGAAGTTAGTGAGGGCAGCGTACTATTTTATCGCAGCAAAAGATGAGAGTTGGTACATCGATTTATCTCAATGTGCCCAAGCTGTAAAAAAGTACTACCCAGACCAACAAGAGGATATTGGGCTTGCATACTTATTTGCATGCGGAACGCTAACATCAAAAGCCGAAGCGGTAAAACTCTACCAGCGCTTAAGCCGCAATGTTAATGAGATGGCAGTTAATTTGAGTAAGCAAAACTGCTTTTAACAACCACGGTTATCGTTATTGGAATAATGCTGACTGAATCATGACTCTTGGCAATTTCATTGTGCGCTAAATCAAAAGGTGAAGTGCCTATTCTGGAGCTCATTGACGGATTTCTATACTCTTCCGCGATATTGATTTAAGAGAGACCATCATGAAAAGGATTTCAGCTTTACTGTTATCGTTATTGGCAGTTTGCTCTATTAATGTTCAAGCGAATGACCACCAACTTAAGCAAGCGTATCAAAACCACCAAAGTGATCTACAAATCCAAGGTTCAGGAACAGTATCAAGAGTGCTTCCTGACGACAATATAGGTTCTAGACATCAGAAGTTTATACTGCGTTTGGACAGTCGACAGACATTGCTCGTTGCACACAATATCGATTTGGCGCCGCGCATTCCAAATTTAAAAGTTGGTGATGTGGTCCAGTTTTACGGCGAGTATGAGTGGAACGATAAGGGTGGTGTGATTCACTGGACACATCGAGACCCAGCGAATCAACATGCTCACGGCTGGCTGAAGCATCAAGGGAAGATCTACGAGTGATTAGGTTTAAAGGACACTCAATCGGTCTCCTTTAAATAGCTAAATCCTTAACGTTTATGGAGTAGAAAACGTGAAGAGTTGTATTACCATTAGCTTGCCGCAGGTACCTGTAGTGAAGGGCGACGTATCTGCTAACTTGAAGCATCACATCAGTGCGATTGAAAAATCCTCTCAACATAATGCAGACGTTGTCGTCTTTCCTGAGTTATCTCTTACTGGTTACGAGCCTGAGCTTGCTGCTGAATTGGCGTTTGACCCAGCACCTTCAGCTTTCAAGGAACTGTCGCAAGCAGCCATTACACATCATGTTATCGTGATCGCGGGTTGCCCTTTAAAATCCTCTGAAACTTCAAAGCCTACGATCGGTTCTGTAATTTGCTTTCCTGATGGAAAGGTTGAGTTTTACTCCAAACAATATCTCCATTCTGGTGAAGAGGTATTCTGTTCAAGAGGAGATCAAGATTATTATTTCCAACTCAATGGCAATCAGATCGCGCTTGCTATCTGTGCGGATTTTATTGAGCCATTGCACTCTACGCGAACGAAGGCAATGGGCGCAGATGTTTATTTGGTGAGCGCGCTCATCTCAGAGATGGGCTTTGCACCAGATTCTAAGTTGCTATCTGATATTGCCTCAACACATAAATTTCCTGTGCTGCTAAGTAACCATATATCTGTGACTGGCGGCTGGGATACATGTGGCAAAAACTCTATCTGGGGAGTTAATGGTAATAGAGTAATGTTGCCGAATACCAAAGAGGAATGCATGGTGTTATGTACCATTGATAACGGACGCATTAGCGCATGGGTTGCGCAATAAATATTTGAGATATTTAACCATGGCTAGTAGTGTCAATAACCATAGTCAGCGCACCCAATGGCGTTGATTACACCAGCGGTTTTTTACTT encodes:
- a CDS encoding LysR family transcriptional regulator; this encodes MNLEHLRLFVRIACTHNISQAGKELGLSAPVASMHINKLEESIGARLIHRTTRKVSLTEEGEALLPYAEEIISGVDAAQANVGTGKACPKGTIRITAPASFGRMHLMPALKGFLAKYPDLSVDIRLTDSMVDLIEGGFDIAIRNADLKDSTLIAKKLATDKRIMVASPDYIAKYGTPKHPSELKTHQCINQTGLESWAFDTLEGVQHIKVKGKIKVDHGEAVRDAAIDGMGIAQCATWIAYQQLRDGSLIQVLEDYTLLDNSDVWAVYPSSRLLAPKVRAFIDYFSNYYGTPPYWD
- a CDS encoding carbon-nitrogen hydrolase family protein; the protein is MKSCITISLPQVPVVKGDVSANLKHHISAIEKSSQHNADVVVFPELSLTGYEPELAAELAFDPAPSAFKELSQAAITHHVIVIAGCPLKSSETSKPTIGSVICFPDGKVEFYSKQYLHSGEEVFCSRGDQDYYFQLNGNQIALAICADFIEPLHSTRTKAMGADVYLVSALISEMGFAPDSKLLSDIASTHKFPVLLSNHISVTGGWDTCGKNSIWGVNGNRVMLPNTKEECMVLCTIDNGRISAWVAQ
- a CDS encoding nucleotidyltransferase domain-containing protein, with the translated sequence MHNEDNGLDELGFIRNNYSVDKIQPEFKPVVDSVVQQLTQRLPAQIDGIYLYGSVPRGTAVVGRSDLDISIILNTPITEPIERIFQEISNAVSYNHAEISKIDIDPGYLNIIQNPQELYHWQFWLKHCCCCVWGNDRAVSFVKHKPNLEIAFALNGDLPAFLEQMADSFSKMDDKAVAKILGKKLVRAAYYFIAAKDESWYIDLSQCAQAVKKYYPDQQEDIGLAYLFACGTLTSKAEAVKLYQRLSRNVNEMAVNLSKQNCF
- a CDS encoding SMI1/KNR4 family protein, which translates into the protein MNQEEIEAIENKTGVILPESYKQVMLNYPNELLGTEAEDFGLLHDVDVIIEENIDIRTNGYFGEAWPEQYFIIGQNGFGDYYVINHELQEFSVKFVCHEEMTGSTYADNLADFIRKYLNEIE
- a CDS encoding DUF3465 domain-containing protein — encoded protein: MKRISALLLSLLAVCSINVQANDHQLKQAYQNHQSDLQIQGSGTVSRVLPDDNIGSRHQKFILRLDSRQTLLVAHNIDLAPRIPNLKVGDVVQFYGEYEWNDKGGVIHWTHRDPANQHAHGWLKHQGKIYE
- a CDS encoding enoyl-CoA hydratase/isomerase family protein; translated protein: MKYSGFQTFTTEQKDGILTVTFDFGTVNVQGQEMLADLNSLAMRLERDRNTKVVVFQSANPEVWVCHYDTELLKDMSTEAVSREEAQLLDLQSVCERISKVPQATIAKLEGFARGGGHELALALDMRFAARGKFKFMQMEVGMGILPCGGGASRMARQVGLGRALEIVLSARDFDADEAEAYGTINKALEPDEIGPYVDALAQRISKFPAESINACKQMVYESIDKPIDEALKAEAYWLYQATSKTAAVKRFQIADDQGLEHDMENQRNWEELVMKVQDIN
- a CDS encoding immunity protein Imm33 domain-containing protein — encoded protein: MQKMSWKLADAQKIAGEFPYTFYKPSKEVVSQLKVGNQAKLIFEFESDELEAPSAERMWVEITCIKKGVFSGYLDNDPQYIRDLKHKDPIEFSDHHIIDTDLKDPVVSIADKYIKRCFVTHNILYEGRKVGYLYREETDYDDDSGWRFTAGDETDEYMEDSDNSSYVSLGSVLNRDDDFLPLLEREEGVAFVKNEYGKFIELDK